The Daucus carota subsp. sativus chromosome 9, DH1 v3.0, whole genome shotgun sequence genome window below encodes:
- the LOC108200589 gene encoding crocetin glucosyltransferase 3: MESMGNSQEHIVMIPFLAQGHIIPFMELAKKIQETTDFTITLVNTPLNIQKLKSAQSSSCKIHFASLPFNPLDHNLPPNTETTEALPLTHVIALFHASTSLQLPFQELISELTSKHGKPPLCIISDVFMGWTNQVAKLLHITNVSFSTCGAYGSAGYISVWQNLPHRSLESDDQEFVMPGFPDRCKITRAHLHKYVRNADGNDDWSKFFQPQISLSLGSFGWLCNTVEEIEPLGLKVLENYTKLPIWCIGPLLPPRMLDSSSSNEIFGKRAGKEPGLSPETCLQWLDSYAENSVLYISFGSQNTISPAQMMELATGVEESGKPFIWTIRPPIGFNLNEKFRDEWLPHKFEERMSASKRGLLVHKWAPQLDILCHKSTGAFLTHCGWNSTLESLSQGVPLIGWPLAAEQVYNSKMIEEEMGVGVELTRGLESCIRKNDVKRVIETVMENEGIRKKANEISKMIKKGARPINGKKGSSLRAMDDFVSTLLSISRV; the protein is encoded by the coding sequence ATGGAGAGTATGGGCAATTCTCAAGAACATATAGTCATGATTCCATTCTTGGCACAAGGCCATATAATTCCATTCATGGAACTAGccaaaaaaattcaagaaacaacAGATTTTACCATAACTCTTGTGAACACACCTCTCAACATACAAAAACTCAAATCTGCACAATCAAGCTCATGCAAAATCCATTTTGCTTCACTTCCCTTTAACCCTCTTGACCATAACTTACCACCAAACACAGAAACCACAGAAGCCCTTCCTCTGACCCATGTAATAGCCCTTTTTCATGCCTCAACTTCACTCCAACTTCCGTTTCAAGAACTCATATCTGAGTTAACTTCGAAACACGGCAAGCCCCCACTCTGCATTATCTCTGATGTGTTCATGGGATGGACTAATCAGGTTGCAAAGTTGTTGCATATCACCAATGTTAGCTTTAGTACTTGTGGAGCTTATGGCTCTGCTGGTTATATTTCAGTATGGCAAAACCTACCTCATCGGTCCCTGGAATCGGATGATCAGGAGTTTGTTATGCCAGGGTTTCCTGACAGATGTAAAATCACGAGAGCCCATCTTCATAAATATGTGAGAAATGCTGATGGTAATGATGATTGGTCCAAGTTTTTCCAGCCACAAATATCACTTTCTTTAGGCTCGTTTGGTTGGCTATGTAACACAGTTGAGGAAATTGAGCCATTGGGTTTAAAAGTACTTGAGAACTACACTAAACTTCCTATTTGGTGTATTGGTCCTCTTCTTCCACCAAGAATGCTTGATAGCTCCTCCAGCAATGAGATTTTTGGCAAAAGAGCTGGTAAAGAACCCGGACTATCACCCGAAACATGTCTACAATGGCTTGATTCTTATGCTGAGAATTCAGTACTTTACATATCTTTTGGTTCACAGAATACAATTAGTCCTGCTCAAATGATGGAGTTGGCTACAGGAGTAGAAGAAAGTGGGAAACCATTCATATGGACAATAAGGCCTCCTATTGGTTTCAATCTTAATGAAAAGTTCCGAGATGAATGGCTACCACACAAGTTTGAGGAACGAATGTCGGCCTCCAAACGTGGACTGTTAGTCCATAAATGGGCACCCCAGTTGGATATACTGTGTCATAAATCTACAGGAGCATTTCTTACTCACTGTGGATGGAACTCGACATTGGAGAGTTTGAGCCAAGGGGTGCCACTCATCGGTTGGCCATTGGCTGCAGAACAAGTTTATAATTCTAAGATGATAGAGGAAGAGATGGGTGTGGGAGTAGAGCTGACAAGAGGATTAGAAAGTTGCATTAGGAAGAATGATGTGAAAAGAGTGATCGAGACTGTAATGGAAAACGAGGGCATAAGGAAAAAAGCTAATGAAATTAGTAAAATGATCAAAAAAGGTGCAAGACCAATTAATGGTAAGAAAGGATCTTCTTTAAGAGCAATGGATGATTTTGTTTCGACCCTTCTTTCAATTTCAAGAGTATGA